From the Cryptomeria japonica chromosome 2, Sugi_1.0, whole genome shotgun sequence genome, one window contains:
- the LOC131869329 gene encoding uncharacterized protein LOC131869329 → MGHVDISEFLHRIAKGGGRSILSHSMPASGLVEAIAFPLSLQSVDLVVQCAQYYDEDERKIIGTLGDTVLDISPQMIQRVFCIPQYTKYECIDWIVASNYYENKNNKASKFINERLILESTRNVKKLARGQHRAEFKEEAKDYITLLSRVYENNQQVPPRSSPSQQFEDERRQQQREYRRAYQREYRRRQREEKTDDQREELRRMRNNANRERYGRRRGEITVQELENEHREEENFSTNGRQGITEQSPTNEYVLESSPYVQHDNLNERMENNVDNHSGMLQNVQSEEKHVHSNEANRQIYSRRRAQITEQQLQNQIPKEENIRRRDSRRNSQQLCLYQIENNQQVPPRSSQSQQFENERRQQQREYRRAYQREY, encoded by the exons ATGGGTCATGTGGATATTTCAGAATTTCTTCATAGAATTGCAAAGGGAGGAGGAAGATCAATTCTTTCTCACTCCATGCCAGCCTCAGGATTAGTGGAAGCAATTGCATTTCCCCTGTCTCTACAATCGGTTGATTTGGTAGTGCAGTGTGCACAATATTATGACGAAGATGAAAGGAAGATTATTGGCACCTTGGGTGATACGGTGTTAGATATTAGTCCTCAGATGATACAAAGAGTGTTCTGTATTCCACAATATACAAAATACGAATGTATTGATTGGATAGTTGCTAGCAACtattatgaaaataaaaacaacaaaGCTTCGAAATTCATTAATGAACGTCTCATTCTTGAAAGTACTAGGAATGTGAAAAAGTTGGCTAGAGGACAACATAGAGCAGAATTCAAAGAGGAAGCAAAAGATTATATCACACTTCTAAGTAGAGTATATG AAAATAATCAACAAGTTCCTCCCCGATCCAGTCCAAGCCAACAATTTGAGGACGAAAGAAGACAACAACAAAGAGAATATAGAAGGGCATATCAAAGAGAATATCGACGAAGACAGCGAGAGGAGAAGACAGATGATCAAAGGGAAGAACTTCGACGGATGCGTAataatgcaaacagagaaagataTGGTAGAAGAAGAGGAGAGATAACAGTACAAGAATTAGAAAATGAACATCGAGAAGAAGAAAATTTCAGCACAAATGGCCGACAAGGAATTACAGAACAATCACCGACAAATGAGTATGTGCTTGAAAGTAGTCCATATGTCCAGCATGATAACTTAAATGAAAGAATGGAAAACAATGTAGACAATCATAGTGGAATGCTTCAAAATGTTCAAAGTGAAGAGAAACATGTACACAGTAATGAAGCAAATAGACAAATTTATAGTAGAAGAAGAGCACAGATAACAGAACAACAATtacaaaatcaaattccaaaaGAAGAAAATATAAGAAGAAGGGATTCTCGGCGTAATTCACAACAATTATGTCTTTATCAAATAGAAAATAATCAACAAGTTCCTCCCCGATCCAGTCAAAGCCAACAATTTGAGAATGAAAGAAGACAACAACAAAGAGAATATAGAAGGGCATATCAAAGAGAATATTGA
- the LOC131055843 gene encoding ATP-dependent DNA helicase PIF1-like, with the protein MIVQGTTGTGKSYLIGAISKSLKNAAMPNQSPLLLLAPTGVATFNISASTIHSKLKIPIKDFSELEGTRLTRFQEEMSPIKYILIDEMSFIGEKLLENIDCRLHQAFPENSNLNFGGISMILVGDLNQLPPIRDRPAYDSNRRAKLLWEEFKIVVTLEKIFRQDGEDIQQKQFRELLTNMREAHPTINDWKLLMSRTNSNITAPMNEEFDNNVHLFSTNDNVYNHNRKKLYLLKQPVARGVATKSGNVSAMEGSLQDELDMELLISKNARVMLTINLWIEAGLVNGALGYVENIVYKPRSMPPEPPTYVMVKFDTYSGIPFDAQNPQTVPISATHRGSTTQIPLRLAWAMAIHKSQGLTLEKATIDIGPTERTRKTFVAISCVKSLEGVRIMPPFTYDRYEKMKKGKQVEKRKNEENRLKALEISYCNILS; encoded by the exons ATGATAGTTCAAGGAACAACAGGAACAGGAAAGTCATATCTCATTGGTGCAATCAGTAAATCTCTAAAAAATGCAGCTATGCCTAATCAATCTCCCCTTTTACTGCTTGCACCAACCGGTGTCGCAACATTCAACATAAGTGCATCCACAATTCATTCGAAGTTGAAAATTCCAATAAAAGATTTTAGtgaactagaaggaacaagattaaCACGTTTTCAAGAAGAAATGTCTCCTATCAAATAcatattgattgatgaaatgagcttcattggagagaagttgttgGAGAACATAGATTGTAGACTTCATCAAGCATTCCCAGAAAATAGTAATCTCAACTTTGGAG gtATTTCTATGATTTTAGTTGGAGATCTAAATCAGTTGCCTCCGATTAGAGATAGACCAGCATATGACAGCAACAGACGAGCAAAACTATTGTGGGAAGAGTTCAAAATTGTGGTAACGCTGGAAAAAATATTTAGACAAGATGGAGAAGATATACAACAAAAGCAATTTCGTGAACTATTGACAAACATGAGAGAAGCACACCCTACTATTAATGATTGGAAGTTGTTAATGTCAAGAACAAATAGTAATATTACTGCACCAATGAATGAAGAGTTTGACAATAACGTTCATTTATTCTCCACAAATGATAATGTTTACAATCATAacagaaaaaaattatatttactaAAACAACCCGTGGCACGCGGTGTTGCAACAAAATCTGGAAATGTTAGTGCAATGGAAGGGAGTTTGCAGGATGAACTTGATATGGAATTACTGATCTCGAAGAATGCAAGAGTAATGTTAACTATTAATCTATGGATAGAAGCGGGTCTTGTAAATGGAgctttaggatatgttgaaaatattGTATACAAACCTAGAAGTATGCCACCAGAACCACCAACGTATGTAATGGTTAAGTTTGATACTTACTCTGGAATACCATTCGATGCTCAAAACCCACAAACAGTTCCTATCAGTGCAACACATAGAGGATCTACGACCCAGATACCATTGAGATTGGCTTGGGCAATGGCAATACACAAATCACAAGGTCTAACACTTGAAAAAGCCACAATTGATATAGGTCCAACTGAAAGAACAAGAAAGACATTTGTAGCTATCTCTTGTGTAAAGTCCTTAGAAGGAGTACGAATAATGCCACCATTTACATATGATcgatatgaaaaaatgaaaaagggaaaacaaGTTGAAAAAcgcaaaaatgaagaaaatagacTGAAAGCTTTAGAAATAAGTTATTGTAACATATTATCATAA